One part of the Arabidopsis thaliana chromosome 4, partial sequence genome encodes these proteins:
- a CDS encoding RING/U-box superfamily protein (RING/U-box superfamily protein; FUNCTIONS IN: zinc ion binding; CONTAINS InterPro DOMAIN/s: Zinc finger, RING-type (InterPro:IPR001841), Zinc finger, C3HC4 RING-type (InterPro:IPR018957); BEST Arabidopsis thaliana protein match is: RING/U-box superfamily protein (TAIR:AT5G46650.1); Has 8779 Blast hits to 8757 proteins in 280 species: Archae - 0; Bacteria - 0; Metazoa - 2402; Fungi - 735; Plants - 4417; Viruses - 37; Other Eukaryotes - 1188 (source: NCBI BLink).), protein MSTIIPSPLAPQPPQQHYVTPPLTVILTVILLVFFFIGFFTLYFCKCFLDTMVQAWRLHHGGDTVSDNPLQQPEAPPVNPGLELRIINSFPTFPYSSVKDLREEKYGLECAICLLEFDGDHVLRLLTTCYHVFHQECIDLWFESHRTCPVCRRDLDPPPPPENTKPTVDEMIIDVIQETSDDEEDDHHRQQTTTQIDTWPSSGQTSSIKKEQNLPEKFSRSHSTGHSIVRNKPEEEDKYTLRLPEHVKIKVTRGHSQTESCVTFAELIRNRGYDHRRFGEVSGQTQSKN, encoded by the coding sequence ATGTCGACAATAATTCCTTCACCTCTGGCACCGCAACCTCCGCAACAACATTACGTTACACCGCCTCTCACGGTGATCCTCACCGTAATCCTcctcgttttcttcttcatcggtTTCTTCACTCTCTATTTTTGCAAGTGTTTCCTCGACACAATGGTGCAAGCTTGGCGTCTCCACCACGGCGGAGACACCGTATCCGACAATCCCCTCCAGCAACCGGAAGCTCCACCGGTAAATCCCGGCCTTGAACTTCGAATCATTAACTCATTTCCCACTTTTCCTTACTCCTCCGTTAAAGATCTCCGGGAAGAGAAATACGGCCTCGAATGCGCCATTTGTCTTCTCGAATTCGACGGAGATCACGTGCTACGTCTCTTGACAACATGCTACCACGTGTTCCACCAAGAATGCATCGATCTCTGGTTCGAATCTCACAGAACTTGCCCTGTTTGTCGTCGGGATCTTGATCCTCCTCCGCCACCGGAAAACACCAAGCCTACTGTCGATGAGATGATCATAGATGTGATTCAAGAAACAAgcgacgacgaagaagacgatcaTCATCGTCAGCAGACAACAACACAGATTGATACTTGGCCATCTTCAGGACAGACCAGTAGCAtcaaaaaggaacaaaacttGCCGGAGAAATTCTCTAGATCGCATTCTACGGGACACTCGATAGTGAGAAATAAaccggaggaagaagataagtaTACATTGAGATTACCAGAACATGTAAAGATTAAGGTCACGAGAGGACATAGCCAGACAGAGAGTTGTGTTACGTTCGCTGAACTTattagaaacagaggatatGATCATCGCCGGTTTGGTGAAGTCTCTGGTCAAACGCAATctaaaaattga
- a CDS encoding Tetratricopeptide repeat (TPR)-like superfamily protein (Tetratricopeptide repeat (TPR)-like superfamily protein; FUNCTIONS IN: binding; INVOLVED IN: biological_process unknown; EXPRESSED IN: 23 plant structures; EXPRESSED DURING: 15 growth stages; CONTAINS InterPro DOMAIN/s: Tetratricopeptide-like helical (InterPro:IPR011990), Tetratricopeptide repeat-containing (InterPro:IPR013026); BEST Arabidopsis thaliana protein match is: Tetratricopeptide repeat (TPR)-like superfamily protein (TAIR:AT5G20190.1); Has 30201 Blast hits to 17322 proteins in 780 species: Archae - 12; Bacteria - 1396; Metazoa - 17338; Fungi - 3422; Plants - 5037; Viruses - 0; Other Eukaryotes - 2996 (source: NCBI BLink).): MKSLLMRTGSMPVLQNRLISGGSSRKMTPISRTNSVESLSSYGERFAGGKISIEVKANVGMRRVLSESDVIRSERMLKRVGSKPSPARIPEDDEAGEEEIRFADGWGSMISGGLPVEEKCFTGGGVGGGSGYSGGYGNGGGGGYEDKSKIGDYYREMLRSNPNNSLLLMNYGKFLYEVEKDAEGAEEYYGRAILENPGDGEALSMYGRLIWETKRDEKRAQGYFDQAVNASPNDCMVLGSYARFMWEAEDDDDDDEEEEEEEWMAASPLMVSAV, translated from the exons ATGAAATCTCTATTGATGAGAACCGGTTCGATGCCGGTTCTTCAAAACCGGTTAATTTCAGGTGGTTCATCGCGGAAGATGACGCCTATCTCCAGGACCAACTCCGTCGAATCATTATCCAGCTACGGCGAGAGATTCGCCGGCGGGAAGATTTCGATCGAGGTTAAGGCTAATGTAGGGATGCGGAGGGTGTTATCGGAAAGTGATGTGATTAGATCTGAGAGAATGTTGAAAAGAGTTGGATCTAAGCCTTCGCCGGCGAGAATCCCGGAGGATGATGAAGCGGGGGAGGAAGAAATTAGGTTTGCAGATGGTTGGGGGTCTATGATCTCCGGTGGTTTACCTGTGGAGGAGAAATGTTTCACGGGTGGCGGTGTTGGTGGTGGATCTGGTTATAGCGGCGGTTATGGAaacggaggaggaggcggTTATGAAGATAAGAGCAAGATCGGTGATTATTATCGAGAGATGTTGAGATCTAATCCTAATAATTCGCTTCTTCTGATGAATTACGGCAAGTTTTTGTATGAG GTGGAGAAAGATGCAGAGGGAGCTGAAGAGTACTATGGAAGAGCAATACTGGAGAATCCAGGAGATGGAGAAGCTTTATCCATGTATGGAAGATTGATATGGGAAACGAAGAGAGATGAGAAGAGAGCTCAAGGTTACTTTGATCAAGCTGTTAATGCTTCTCCTAATGATTG TATGGTTTTGGGATCATATGCACGTTTCATGTGGGAGgcagaggatgatgatgatgatgatgaagaagaagaagaagaagaatggatgGCTGCATCACCACTCATGGTTTCTGCAGTTTAG
- a CDS encoding AT hook motif DNA-binding family protein (AT hook motif DNA-binding family protein; FUNCTIONS IN: DNA binding; INVOLVED IN: regulation of transcription, DNA-dependent; LOCATED IN: nucleus; EXPRESSED IN: 16 plant structures; EXPRESSED DURING: 11 growth stages; CONTAINS InterPro DOMAIN/s: Protein of unknown function DUF296 (InterPro:IPR005175), AT hook, DNA-binding motif (InterPro:IPR017956); BEST Arabidopsis thaliana protein match is: AT hook motif DNA-binding family protein (TAIR:AT5G46640.1); Has 30201 Blast hits to 17322 proteins in 780 species: Archae - 12; Bacteria - 1396; Metazoa - 17338; Fungi - 3422; Plants - 5037; Viruses - 0; Other Eukaryotes - 2996 (source: NCBI BLink).), which yields MDSREIHHQQQQQQQQQQQQQQQQQHLQQQQQPPPGMLMSHHNSYNRNPNAAAAVLMGHNTSTSQAMHQRLPFGGSMSPHQPQQHQYHHPQPQQQIDQKTLESLGFDGSPSSVAATQQHSMRFGIDHQQVKKKRGRPRKYAADGGGGGGGGSNIALGLAPTSPLPSASNSYGGGNEGGGGGDSAGANANSSDPPAKRNRGRPPGSGKKQLDALGGTGGVGFTPHVIEVKTGEDIATKILAFTNQGPRAICILSATGAVTNVMLRQANNSNPTGTVKYEGRFEIISLSGSFLNSESNGTVTKTGNLSVSLAGHEGRIVGGCVDGMLVAGSQVQVIVGSFVPDGRKQKQSAGRAQNTPEPASAPANMLSFGGVGGPGSPRSQGQQHSSESSEENESNSPLHRRSNNNNSNNHGIFGNSTPQPLHQIPMQMYQNLWPGNSPQ from the exons ATGGATTCCAGAGAGATCCACCaccaacaacagcaacaacaacaacaacaacagcagcagcagcaacaacagcaacatctacaacaacagcaacaaccaCCGCCAGGGATGTTAATGAGTCACCACAATTCCTACAATCGAAACCCTAACGCCGCCGCCGCTGTTTTAATGGGTCACAACACCTCCACATCTCAAGCTATGCATCAAAGATTACCTTTTGGTGGTTCTATGTCACCGCATCAGCCTCAACAACATCAGTATCATCATCCTCAGCCTCAGCAACAGATAGATCAGAAGACTCTTGAATCTCTTGGATTTGATGGATCGCCTTCTTCTGTTGCCGCCACTCAACAACATTCGATGAGATTTGGGATCGACCATCAACAGGTTAAGAAGAAACGAGGTAGACCTAGGAAGTATGCTgctgatggtggtggtggtggtggtggtggtagtaACATTGCTCTTGGTTTGGCTCCTACTTCGCCTCTTCCTTCTGCTTCTAATTCTTACGGTGGTGGAAATgaaggaggtggtggtggtgatagCGCCGGAGCTAATGCTAACTCTTCCGATCCACCTGCTAAACGGAACAGAGGACGTCCTCCTGGCTCCGGTAAGAAGCAGCTCGATGCTTTAG GAGGAACAGGAGGAGTTGGGTTCACGCCTCATGTCATTGAGGTTAAAACAGGAGAG GACATAGCTACGAAGATATTGGCGTTTACGAACCAAGGGCCACGCGCAATCTGTATTCTCTCAGCTACAGGAGCTGTAACTAATGTGATGCTTCGTCAAGCTAACAATAGCAATCCTACTGGAACTGTTAAGTATGAG gGCCGATTTGAAATCATTTCTCTGTCAGGTTCTTTCTTGAATTCTGAGAGTAATGGTACTGTGACCAAAACTGGTAACTTGAGTGTGTCGCTGGCTGGACACGAAGGCCGGATTGTGGGTGGATGTGTTGATGGAATGCTAGTAGCTGGATCACAAGTCCAG GTCATTGTGGGAAGCTTTGTACCAGATGGAAGGAAGCAGAAACAAAGTGCGGGGCGTGCTCAGAATACTCCGGAGCCAGCTTCAGCACCAGCCAATATGTTGAGCTTTGGTGGTGTTGGTGGACCGGGAAGCCCTCGATCTCAAGGACAACAACACTCGAGCGAGTCATCAGAGGAAAACGAAAGTAATTCTCCGTTGCACCGTagaagcaacaacaacaacagcaacaatcATGGGATATTTGGAAACTCTACACCTCAACCGCTTCACCAAATTCCTATGCAGATGTACCAGAATCTCTGGCCTGGCAACAGTCCTCAATAA
- a CDS encoding phospholipid hydroperoxide glutathione peroxidase (unknown protein; BEST Arabidopsis thaliana protein match is: unknown protein (TAIR:AT5G46620.1); Has 46 Blast hits to 45 proteins in 13 species: Archae - 0; Bacteria - 0; Metazoa - 0; Fungi - 0; Plants - 46; Viruses - 0; Other Eukaryotes - 0 (source: NCBI BLink).), whose protein sequence is MGFFKKLAGVFGFGQEVLKNEEDDIDVYGDGGNQQRFRETGLPRKGFGVPVQVAVERSQLGPLLQPCANGDGGIQGLRWYTKRLRVDEDGDVADEFLEEGEKSTNAEDDHNCIKTMPRFQIKRKTKPVKVRGLVVSSDGKLQQCIEHQGRLFIV, encoded by the exons ATGggttttttcaagaaattagCTGGTGTGTTTGGATTTGGCCAGGAAGTATTGAAAAATGAGGAAGATGATATTGATGTTTACGGTGACGGAGGTAATCAGCAGAGATTTCGTGAAACTGGATTACCAAGGAAAGGATTTGGAGTTCCGGTTCAAGTTGCTGTCGAAAGGTCTCAACTTGGTCCTCTTCTTCAGCCTTGCGCCAATGGAGATGGTGGTATTCAG GGACTGAGATGGTACACAAAACGGCTAAGGGTtgatgaagatggagatgTTGCAGATGAGTTTttggaagaaggagagaaatcGACTAACGCAGAAGATGATCATAACTGTATTAAGACTATGCCAAGATTCCAAATTAAACGCAAAACGAAGCCTGTAAAAGTAAGAGGACTAGTTGTGTCTTCTGATGGGAAACTCCAGCAATGCATTGAACATCAAGGAAGGTTATTTATAGtatga
- the ALMT12 gene encoding aluminum-activated, malate transporter 12 (''aluminum-activated, malate transporter 12'' (ALMT12); CONTAINS InterPro DOMAIN/s: Malate transporter, aliminium toerance (InterPro:IPR020966); BEST Arabidopsis thaliana protein match is: Aluminium activated malate transporter family protein (TAIR:AT5G46610.1); Has 747 Blast hits to 732 proteins in 202 species: Archae - 0; Bacteria - 352; Metazoa - 0; Fungi - 13; Plants - 354; Viruses - 0; Other Eukaryotes - 28 (source: NCBI BLink).) gives MSNKVHVGSLEMEEGLSKTKWMVLEPSEKIKKIPKRLWNVGKEDPRRVIHALKVGLSLTLVSLLYLMEPLFKGIGSNAIWAVMTVVVVLEFSAGATLCKGLNRGLGTLIAGSLAFFIEFVANDSGKVLRAIFIGTAVFIIGAAATYIRFIPYIKKNYDYGVVIFLLTFNLITVSSYRVDSVINIAHDRFYTIAVGCGICLFMSLLVFPIWSGEDLHKTTVGKLQGLSRSIEACVDEYFEEKEKEKTDSKDRIYEGYQAVLDSKSTDETLALYANWEPRHTLRCHRFPCQQYVKVGAVLRQFGYTVVALHGCLQTEIQTPRSVRALFKDPCVRLAGEVCKALTELADSISNHRHCSPEILSDHLHVALQDLNSAIKSQPKLFLGSNLHRHNNKHQNGSISNNKHHQRNSSNSGKDLNGDVSLQNTETGTRKITETGSRQGQNGAVSLSSFRTDTSALMEYRRSFKNSNSEMSAAGERRMLRPQLSKIAVMTSLEFSEALPFAAFASLLVEMVARLDNVIEEVEELGRIASFKEYDNKRDQTADDVRCENPANVTISVGAAE, from the exons ATGTCCAATAAGGTTCACGTAGGGAGCCTTGAGATGGAGGAAGGTTTGAGCAAGACGAAGTGGATGGTTCTCGAACCTTCTGAAAAGATTAAGAAGATTCCGAAAAGGCTTTGGAATGTCGGAAAAGAAGATCCGAGGAGAGTGATACATGCCCTTAAAGTAGGTCTTTCCTTGACACTCGTTTCTTTGCTATATCTCATGGAGCCTCTCTTCAAAGGCATTGGAAGCAATGCTATTTGGGCAGTCATGACTGTCGTCGTCGTCCTCGAGTTCTCTGCCG GTGCAACGTTGTGCAAAGGGCTTAATAGAGGATTAGGGACACTAATTGCGGGATCTTTGGCATTTTTCATTGAGTTTGTAGCTAATGATTCCGGCAAAGTCCTTCGAGCTATCTTCATTGGCACTGCTGTTTTTATCATTG GAGCGGCTGCTACTTATATAAGATTTATACCATACATAAAGAAGAATTACGATTACGGTGTTGTGATATTTCTCTTGACGTTCAATCTTATAACGGTGTCAAGCTATCGAGTAGATAGTGTGATAAACATAGCACACGATAGATTCTACACTATAGCCGTTGGTTGCGGAATCTGTCTTTTCATGAGCCTTCTTGTTTTTCCTATTTGGTCTGGTGAAGATCTACACAAGACCACCGTTGGTAAACTCCAAGGCCTCTCTCGCTCTATAGAAG CATGTGTGGATGAGTACtttgaggagaaagagaaagaaaaaacagattcAAAAGACAGAATCTACGAAGGGTATCAAGCTGTTTTGGATTCTAAATCTACTGACGAAACACTT GCATTATATGCAAATTGGGAACCAAGACACACTCTACGTTGTCATAGATTTCCATGTCAACAATATGTTAAAGTTGGAGCTGTTCTTCGTCAATTTGGTTACACTGTTGTTGCTCTTCACGGTTGCTTACAAACTGAGATTCAA aCTCCAAGATCCGTTCGCGCGCTTTTTAAAGATCCTTGTGTAAGATTAGCCGGAGAAGTATGCAAAGCTTTGACGGAACTCGCAGATAGCATCTCAAACCACCGTCATTGTTCACCGGAGATTCTATCCGATCATCTCCACGTGGCACTTCAAGATCTTAATTCCGCTATCAAGTCTCAGCCTAAACTCTTCCTTGGCTCTAACCTCCATCGTCACAATAATAAACACCAAAACGGTAGCATTTCCAATAACAAACACCATCAGCGCAACAGTAGTAACAGTGGAAAAGATCTAAACGGCGACGTTTCTCTTCAAAATACCGAAACCGGTACACGTAAAATTACAGAAACCGGTTCACGTCAAGGCCAAAACGGAGCCGTTTCACTTTCAAGCTTTAGGACTGACACGTCAGCTTTAATGGAGTACCGGAGATCGTTCAAGAACAGTAACTCAGAGATGTCGGCGGCGGGAGAGAGGAGGATGTTACGGCCACAGCTGAGCAAAATCGCGGTGATGACGAGTCTCGAATTCTCGGAGGCATTACCGTTCGCGGCGTTTGCGTCGTTGCTAGTGGAAATGGTGGCGAGGCTCGATAATGTAATCGAAGAAGTTGAGGAATTGGGAAGGATCGCAAGTTTTAAGGAGTATGATAACAAGCGAGATCAGACGGCTGACGATGTCCGATGCGAAAACCCGGCGAATGTTACGATCAGTGTCGGTGCCGCGGAATGA